The Streptomyces sp. NBC_01775 genome includes a region encoding these proteins:
- a CDS encoding LysR family transcriptional regulator — protein sequence MIDARRLRTLQAVADHGTVTAAAAALYLTPSAVSQQIAALEQETGHKVLDRDKRGVRLTPVGDILLRHAGAVLAELERAEAEVAAYTVGEAGEVTVAAFATGIAVVVAPAISALALKSPGIRVRVRDAEGDESLPMVLDGSADISVAVEYRSALSAADPRLLRVPLYAEPFDAVLPRDHPLATAASVPLSALADDPWIGPYPGNPCHDVMVLACEYAGFQPRLEHSSDDFRAVVALAAAGTGVALVPRSALRDMNLSQAAVRPVDGAAPTRRVFAAVRRGAEDHPLLRPVLEALRTTAETFPAAGH from the coding sequence GTGATCGATGCGAGACGGCTGCGGACGCTTCAGGCCGTGGCGGACCACGGGACGGTGACCGCCGCGGCTGCCGCTTTGTATCTCACCCCGTCCGCCGTCTCCCAGCAGATCGCGGCGCTGGAGCAGGAGACCGGTCACAAGGTCCTGGACCGTGACAAGCGCGGGGTGCGGCTCACTCCCGTCGGGGACATTCTGCTGCGCCACGCCGGCGCGGTGCTGGCCGAGCTGGAGCGCGCCGAGGCCGAGGTCGCGGCGTACACCGTGGGTGAGGCGGGCGAGGTCACGGTCGCCGCCTTCGCCACCGGGATCGCCGTCGTCGTGGCCCCGGCCATCAGCGCCCTCGCCCTCAAGTCCCCCGGCATCCGGGTCCGGGTCCGCGACGCGGAGGGGGACGAGAGCCTTCCCATGGTGCTCGACGGGAGCGCGGACATCTCCGTCGCGGTGGAGTACCGCAGCGCGCTGAGTGCCGCCGACCCGCGGCTGCTGCGAGTCCCGCTGTACGCCGAGCCGTTCGACGCCGTACTCCCCCGCGACCACCCGCTCGCCACAGCCGCGAGCGTCCCGCTGTCCGCCCTCGCGGACGACCCCTGGATCGGTCCCTACCCTGGGAACCCCTGCCACGACGTCATGGTCCTGGCCTGTGAGTACGCCGGGTTCCAGCCCCGGCTGGAGCACTCCTCGGACGACTTCCGGGCCGTGGTCGCGCTCGCCGCCGCGGGCACGGGAGTGGCCCTGGTGCCCCGCTCGGCACTGCGCGACATGAACCTGTCCCAGGCGGCGGTCCGGCCTGTCGACGGAGCCGCACCCACGCGCCGCGTCTTCGCCGCCGTCCGGCGCGGCGCCGAGGACCATCCGCTGCTGCGCCCCGTTCTGGAGGCTCTGCGCACCACTGCCGAAACCTTTCCCGCCGCCGGGCATTAG
- a CDS encoding class I SAM-dependent methyltransferase, translating into MTGTWTSVRVRARCCDARRCPPERPCTCWTADRPPCGGRAALTGHRVETHQQDIFDRWELGDASVDSVAMSLVFHTLPGQGIRAKSHAVEEAARELTPGGHFFGATIVRRGRTVRVPAQARWLMDTYNRRGYFANAGDDADDLDAALHASFGSVRLWSRGCVALWVAGN; encoded by the coding sequence GTGACCGGCACCTGGACATCGGTCCGGGTACGGGCTCGCTGCTGCGACGCGCGGCGCTGCCCGCCGGAACGGCCGTGCACCTGCTGGACCGCGGACAGGCCCCCTTGCGGCGGGCGCGCGGCGCTGACGGGCCACCGGGTCGAGACCCATCAGCAGGACATCTTCGACCGCTGGGAGCTGGGCGACGCGAGCGTGGATTCCGTCGCCATGTCCTTGGTCTTCCACACGCTGCCCGGCCAGGGCATCCGGGCCAAGTCCCACGCGGTGGAAGAGGCCGCCCGTGAACTGACGCCCGGCGGGCACTTCTTCGGCGCGACCATCGTCCGCCGCGGCCGGACGGTGCGGGTCCCGGCGCAGGCCCGCTGGCTGATGGACACGTACAACCGACGGGGCTACTTCGCCAACGCCGGCGACGACGCCGATGATCTCGACGCGGCCCTGCACGCGTCGTTCGGCTCCGTGCGCCTCTGGTCCCGTGGCTGCGTCGCGCTGTGGGTGGCCGGGAACTGA
- a CDS encoding acyl carrier protein, protein MNARLRGMTAAERERILLDVVTECTAAVLGYQDPAELEPDLSFPEAGVDSLTATEIRSRIAARVGMPVPRTRFDARTTLAEAARILNGLVADDSTAPRA, encoded by the coding sequence ATGAACGCCCGCCTGCGCGGGATGACCGCCGCCGAGCGGGAGCGCATCCTGCTCGATGTCGTCACCGAGTGCACCGCCGCCGTGCTCGGCTACCAGGACCCCGCTGAGCTGGAGCCGGATCTTTCCTTTCCGGAGGCGGGCGTGGACTCCCTCACCGCCACGGAGATCCGCAGCCGTATCGCGGCGCGCGTCGGCATGCCCGTCCCGCGAACCCGCTTCGACGCCCGGACGACCCTCGCCGAGGCGGCCCGGATCCTGAACGGCCTGGTCGCGGACGACTCCACCGCACCCCGTGCCTGA
- a CDS encoding alpha/beta fold hydrolase — MAPELDEPDLKRRGFAVVTLPGAGHLLHHDQPEGFMAVLRAWLNGEEPVEPLQPVEPAGPTEYVEPTERVEPAGLVAHTGSEAPECRPRTRP, encoded by the coding sequence GTGGCACCGGAGTTGGACGAGCCCGACCTCAAGCGGCGCGGCTTCGCGGTCGTCACCCTCCCCGGGGCCGGGCATCTGCTCCATCACGACCAGCCGGAGGGTTTCATGGCCGTGCTGCGGGCGTGGCTGAACGGCGAAGAACCCGTCGAACCCCTCCAACCCGTCGAGCCCGCCGGGCCCACCGAATACGTCGAGCCCACCGAACGCGTCGAGCCTGCCGGACTGGTCGCACACACCGGAAGCGAGGCCCCGGAATGCCGGCCACGGACCCGTCCATGA
- a CDS encoding DUF5132 domain-containing protein, producing the protein MPPVFPVFAVGVIAAPFVKKMLRSVTRGAVKTTVKLAADAKRAVHEVNEEISDIAAEASAEIQASEPRGGEGQPQSSPKKRRPEPAKASS; encoded by the coding sequence ATGCCTCCCGTATTTCCCGTCTTCGCGGTCGGAGTGATCGCCGCCCCGTTCGTGAAGAAGATGCTCAGGTCGGTGACCCGGGGTGCTGTCAAGACAACCGTAAAGCTGGCAGCGGATGCCAAGCGTGCCGTCCATGAGGTGAACGAGGAGATCTCCGACATCGCCGCTGAGGCAAGCGCTGAAATCCAGGCGTCCGAACCTCGGGGCGGGGAGGGCCAGCCGCAGAGCAGCCCCAAGAAGAGGCGCCCCGAGCCCGCCAAGGCGTCGTCCTGA
- a CDS encoding DUF5132 domain-containing protein — translation MPVFPAYMAGIFTAVLAKKLGKPAVRGLVKTSLKLAADTRRAAHELNDELRDITAEAGAEVFLEDIAEPEPGKKTVPKSRAAASSEAR, via the coding sequence ATGCCTGTATTCCCTGCCTATATGGCGGGCATTTTCACGGCCGTGCTCGCGAAGAAGCTGGGGAAACCCGCTGTGCGTGGTCTGGTGAAGACATCATTGAAGCTGGCTGCTGACACCAGGCGGGCGGCGCACGAACTCAATGATGAACTGCGCGACATCACCGCGGAAGCAGGCGCCGAAGTGTTCCTTGAGGACATCGCCGAGCCGGAGCCCGGTAAGAAGACCGTGCCGAAGAGCAGGGCCGCCGCCTCGTCCGAGGCCCGCTGA
- a CDS encoding amidinotransferase, giving the protein MTSEATRPAIEGEEVGPLPAVNSYTEWDPLREVVVGTLAGGVFPTWQDSMAHVVPDEAQPVFREQGGLPFPADHLKAAEAELDALAEVLTAEGVTVVRPDPVVHQRPFRTPAWESPGGLYAGMPRDLLMVMGDAIIEAPMSWRCRYHEVDAFRSLIKAYFLRGARWLPAPRPQLTDELFRSPGGDRGKGARWALTEFEPVFDAADFCRFGTDVVVQRSHVTNQFGIDWVRRSMGRDFTVSVIETNDPHAMHIDATLAPLAPGKLLVHPERYVPCELFEGWEILSAPPPTLPSTWPMYFCSPWVSMNVLSLDPETVVVERQERPLIEALTGWGFRCVPVDFRHVYSFGGSFHCVTLDTVREGGPRKFLAGRPDTGPSAGYSEG; this is encoded by the coding sequence ATGACGAGCGAAGCGACACGGCCCGCGATCGAGGGAGAGGAGGTGGGCCCCCTCCCCGCCGTCAACTCCTACACCGAGTGGGACCCGCTGAGGGAAGTGGTGGTCGGCACGCTTGCGGGCGGGGTGTTCCCCACCTGGCAGGATTCGATGGCCCACGTCGTGCCCGACGAGGCCCAGCCGGTCTTCCGGGAACAGGGCGGCCTGCCCTTTCCCGCAGACCATCTCAAGGCAGCCGAGGCGGAGTTGGACGCGCTGGCCGAGGTGCTGACCGCCGAAGGCGTCACGGTGGTGCGGCCCGATCCCGTGGTCCACCAGCGGCCGTTCCGCACACCGGCGTGGGAGAGCCCGGGCGGGCTGTACGCGGGGATGCCCAGGGACCTGCTGATGGTCATGGGGGACGCGATCATCGAGGCCCCCATGTCCTGGCGTTGCCGGTATCACGAGGTGGACGCGTTCCGCTCCCTGATCAAGGCGTATTTCCTGCGCGGTGCCCGCTGGCTGCCGGCGCCCCGTCCACAGCTCACCGACGAGCTGTTCCGTTCGCCCGGAGGCGACCGGGGGAAGGGGGCCAGGTGGGCCCTCACCGAGTTCGAGCCCGTCTTCGACGCGGCCGACTTCTGTCGCTTCGGCACGGATGTGGTGGTGCAGCGCAGCCATGTGACCAACCAGTTCGGCATCGACTGGGTGCGGCGCAGCATGGGCCGGGACTTCACCGTCTCGGTCATCGAGACCAACGATCCGCACGCCATGCACATCGACGCCACGCTCGCGCCGCTGGCCCCCGGCAAGCTGCTGGTGCACCCCGAACGGTACGTCCCCTGTGAGCTGTTCGAAGGATGGGAGATCCTGTCCGCGCCACCGCCCACCCTGCCGTCCACCTGGCCCATGTACTTCTGCAGTCCTTGGGTGAGCATGAACGTCCTGTCGCTGGACCCGGAAACCGTTGTCGTGGAGCGCCAGGAACGGCCCCTGATCGAGGCGCTGACGGGCTGGGGGTTCCGCTGCGTCCCGGTCGACTTCCGCCACGTCTACAGCTTCGGCGGGTCGTTCCACTGCGTCACCCTGGACACCGTGCGCGAGGGAGGCCCCCGGAAGTTCCTGGCCGGCCGGCCCGACACCGGCCCGTCGGCCGGGTACTCGGAAGGGTGA
- a CDS encoding MsnO8 family LLM class oxidoreductase: MIDVPLSALEVATVQAGARPVDTLRDTAAFAQGLESLGYHRIWYAEHHHSPAIGAFPPVVLTAHSAASTSVIRLGPGGVLAPNHAPITLAEQFGTLAALHPDRVDLGIGRGPGTFDEATARALRRGAGPTTDADYQDDVAAILTFLVDEVALGPLPEPWLLASSTAGAALAAELGLPIAVAHHIRPDNTRAVLERYRAAFAPSRWCERPRVLLCVETVCAETEEEAEWRSGPMNVVKAGLLKGMSEIPFPTPADAAAHSFTAKEQQALAGFRAQQAAGTPKAVIQRLTQLAGETGADELMLTTPVHDLGDRLRSYELIKKYSEATTAL, encoded by the coding sequence ATGATCGATGTACCTCTCTCAGCGCTGGAAGTCGCGACGGTCCAAGCGGGTGCCCGGCCCGTGGACACCCTGCGCGACACCGCCGCGTTCGCACAGGGACTGGAATCGCTGGGCTACCACCGGATCTGGTACGCCGAGCATCACCACTCACCCGCGATCGGCGCGTTCCCACCGGTCGTGTTGACCGCGCACTCCGCCGCCTCGACCTCGGTCATCCGTCTGGGTCCGGGTGGAGTACTGGCGCCCAACCACGCGCCCATCACGCTGGCGGAGCAGTTCGGAACGCTGGCCGCCTTGCACCCGGACCGCGTCGACCTGGGCATCGGCCGTGGCCCCGGCACCTTCGACGAGGCCACAGCACGGGCGCTGCGCCGAGGTGCCGGGCCGACGACGGACGCGGACTACCAGGACGATGTCGCCGCGATCCTGACCTTCCTCGTCGACGAAGTCGCCCTCGGTCCGCTTCCGGAGCCGTGGCTCCTGGCCTCCAGCACCGCCGGTGCCGCTCTCGCCGCGGAACTCGGGCTGCCGATCGCCGTCGCACACCACATCCGCCCGGACAACACCCGCGCGGTGCTTGAGCGTTACCGGGCGGCGTTCGCCCCGTCCCGTTGGTGCGAGCGACCTCGGGTGCTGTTGTGTGTGGAGACGGTGTGTGCCGAAACGGAGGAAGAGGCCGAATGGCGGTCCGGACCGATGAACGTCGTCAAAGCCGGGCTCCTCAAGGGAATGAGTGAGATCCCCTTCCCCACCCCCGCGGACGCGGCGGCCCACTCCTTCACGGCGAAGGAGCAACAGGCGCTGGCCGGCTTCCGTGCACAGCAAGCCGCCGGGACGCCCAAGGCCGTCATACAGCGGCTCACGCAGCTGGCCGGTGAGACCGGAGCAGACGAACTGATGCTCACCACGCCCGTCCACGACCTCGGCGACCGCCTTCGCTCCTACGAACTCATCAAGAAGTACTCCGAGGCAACGACAGCACTGTAG
- a CDS encoding MFS transporter, giving the protein MPTGSVVSAGKTEPANPAPRTSWLSVIAVMMGIFSIVTTEILPIGLLTSIGSSFTVSDGMAGLMMTMPGILAAVSAPLVTVATARIDRRRMLCTFILLLAMANFLAAAASNYWLVLVSRLLVGIVIGGFWSIGAGLASRLVPAESVGRATAIIFSSVPLGSVLGVPLGTFVGDVAGWRMAFVVMGVLTVAVFAALLLVLPPLPCEKATRLAVLGGTLRSVNTRFALVATFLLVIAHFGAYTYITPFLEQITQVSSSLITVFLLVYGAAGIVGNFIGGATATPYPRATFAAAATMIATATLLLPVLGQWPAGAVALLVLWGAAYGAVPVCSQTWFTKAAPHTPEASTVIFTASFQATLSIGALAGGLIVDRSSPSTVMTLGGTTAALMTLVVWLHHTKRITWPGAD; this is encoded by the coding sequence ATGCCTACAGGCTCCGTGGTTTCTGCCGGAAAGACTGAACCAGCGAATCCCGCTCCCCGCACTTCGTGGCTGTCAGTGATCGCGGTGATGATGGGGATCTTCTCTATCGTCACCACGGAGATTCTCCCCATCGGCCTGCTCACGTCAATCGGCTCCAGCTTCACCGTCTCGGACGGAATGGCCGGGCTGATGATGACCATGCCCGGAATCCTGGCCGCGGTCTCCGCCCCGCTGGTAACCGTGGCCACGGCACGAATCGACCGTCGGCGGATGCTGTGCACCTTCATCCTGCTGCTGGCCATGGCCAATTTCCTTGCCGCCGCAGCATCCAATTACTGGCTGGTTCTTGTTTCTCGGCTACTGGTGGGGATCGTCATCGGTGGGTTCTGGTCGATCGGGGCAGGTCTGGCGAGCCGCCTGGTACCGGCCGAGTCCGTGGGACGGGCTACGGCGATCATCTTCTCCTCGGTGCCCCTGGGGTCCGTACTCGGAGTGCCTCTGGGCACATTCGTCGGAGACGTCGCCGGCTGGCGGATGGCCTTCGTGGTGATGGGAGTGCTCACCGTCGCAGTCTTCGCAGCGCTGCTCTTGGTGCTCCCCCCACTCCCCTGTGAGAAGGCCACTCGTCTGGCTGTGCTCGGCGGCACGCTCCGAAGCGTCAACACGCGCTTCGCCCTGGTCGCGACATTCCTCCTCGTGATCGCCCACTTCGGCGCCTACACATACATCACCCCGTTCCTGGAGCAGATCACTCAGGTGAGCTCGAGCCTGATCACGGTGTTCCTTCTCGTCTACGGAGCCGCGGGAATCGTCGGCAACTTCATAGGCGGAGCCACCGCGACCCCTTATCCGCGCGCCACCTTTGCCGCCGCCGCGACGATGATCGCCACCGCGACCTTGCTCTTGCCGGTGCTGGGTCAATGGCCTGCGGGTGCCGTCGCTCTCCTGGTGCTCTGGGGAGCGGCCTACGGTGCCGTCCCGGTCTGCTCCCAGACGTGGTTCACCAAGGCGGCCCCGCACACCCCGGAGGCGTCAACAGTCATCTTCACCGCATCATTTCAGGCCACCCTTTCGATCGGGGCACTGGCCGGAGGCCTCATCGTCGACCGGTCCTCCCCTTCGACGGTCATGACGCTCGGCGGCACGACCGCGGCCTTGATGACGCTGGTCGTATGGCTCCACCACACAAAGCGAATTACTTGGCCTGGGGCCGACTGA
- a CDS encoding S1 RNA-binding domain-containing protein produces the protein MSGPSDGQDSRQFLAGLHVGELCSGRAIEVTRRGVTVALDGFPARPLGTVGPLELSWRRRSAAVVEAGRRITAEVIAVDLDEGRVRLSMAATENPELWAFLKSLHCGEILSGTVAATERFGVFVALDDGPDHPVFPGVGFITVPELSWQRCEAASDVVQVGQRVSCEFLQFDTWHGEARLSLRATQPDPFQTFADGVVVGRTLHGQVTKLIPFGVFVQVADGIEGLVHLRELTRTPVEAPEDVVQVGDAITVLVTEIDRERRRLVLSRRQVSPHLP, from the coding sequence ATGAGCGGACCATCTGATGGTCAGGATTCCCGGCAGTTTCTGGCAGGGCTCCACGTGGGTGAGCTGTGCAGCGGGAGGGCAATTGAAGTCACACGACGCGGGGTGACGGTAGCCCTGGACGGATTTCCCGCGCGTCCGTTGGGGACAGTCGGACCGTTGGAACTGTCCTGGCGCCGGCGTTCGGCTGCGGTCGTGGAGGCCGGCCGGCGCATCACCGCAGAGGTGATCGCGGTTGATCTGGATGAGGGCCGAGTCCGGCTGTCGATGGCTGCCACCGAGAACCCAGAACTCTGGGCATTCTTGAAATCACTGCACTGCGGCGAGATCCTCTCCGGCACGGTCGCGGCGACGGAACGCTTCGGCGTGTTCGTGGCGCTGGACGACGGCCCCGATCACCCGGTCTTCCCCGGCGTGGGGTTCATCACCGTCCCCGAACTGTCCTGGCAGCGCTGCGAAGCAGCTTCGGACGTCGTTCAGGTCGGACAGCGCGTCTCATGTGAGTTCCTCCAATTCGACACCTGGCACGGCGAGGCCAGGCTGTCCTTGCGAGCGACGCAGCCGGACCCCTTCCAGACATTCGCCGACGGCGTCGTGGTGGGCCGGACGCTCCATGGACAAGTCACCAAGCTGATCCCGTTCGGCGTCTTCGTTCAAGTCGCCGACGGGATCGAGGGACTGGTCCATCTTCGAGAACTCACAAGGACGCCCGTGGAAGCTCCGGAGGACGTCGTCCAGGTCGGCGACGCGATCACGGTCCTCGTCACTGAAATCGACCGAGAGCGACGCAGGTTGGTCCTCTCTCGACGACAGGTCTCACCCCACCTCCCCTGA
- a CDS encoding MerR family transcriptional regulator, with protein MRIGELSRRTGVNAHQLRYYEAQGLLEADRGANGYREYDENAVLRVKQIRHLLGAGLSSEDIAYLLPCALGEAPELLGCPELLAAMRSRLRRLDDQMHRLAQSRVALADYIDAAERMGKESYPPFDDAHQDPVPV; from the coding sequence ATGCGGATCGGGGAACTGAGTCGCCGGACGGGCGTCAACGCCCATCAGTTGCGCTACTACGAGGCCCAGGGCCTGCTGGAGGCAGACCGGGGGGCGAACGGTTACCGCGAGTATGACGAGAACGCCGTGCTGCGGGTGAAGCAGATCCGGCACCTGCTTGGCGCTGGTTTGTCCTCCGAGGACATCGCGTACCTGCTGCCCTGTGCGCTCGGAGAGGCCCCGGAGCTGCTCGGGTGTCCCGAGTTGCTGGCCGCGATGCGGTCACGGCTGCGGCGACTGGACGATCAGATGCACAGGCTCGCTCAATCCCGCGTCGCTCTTGCCGACTACATTGACGCGGCCGAGCGAATGGGCAAGGAGAGCTATCCCCCCTTCGACGATGCCCACCAGGATCCCGTCCCCGTCTGA